From Erwinia sp. HDF1-3R, one genomic window encodes:
- the uspE gene encoding universal stress protein UspE, producing the protein MAKYQNILVAIDPQQDDQPALRRAVYLNQRLGGRITAFLPIYDFSYEMTTLLSPDERSTMRQGVVSQRTEWIREQARAYLDAGVTIDIKVVWHNRPFEAIIQEVLNDHYDLVLKMTHQHDRLQSVVFTPTDWHLLRKCPCPVWMVKDQPWPEGGKAVVAVNLASEEPHHDPLNTRLVKETLELAEMVNHTDVHLIGAYPVTPINIAIELPDFDPSVYNDAIRGQHLLAMKALRQQFGIDEKFTHVEKGLPEDVIPGLAEQLDAGVVVLGTIGRTGLSAAFLGNTAEQVIDHLRCDLLAIKPDGFVSPIELDDDSDD; encoded by the coding sequence ATGGCTAAGTATCAAAACATTCTCGTGGCGATCGATCCTCAGCAGGACGATCAGCCCGCGCTCCGACGTGCTGTCTATCTTAATCAGCGCCTGGGAGGCCGTATCACTGCCTTCCTGCCAATTTATGACTTCTCCTACGAGATGACCACGCTGCTCTCTCCTGATGAACGATCCACGATGCGCCAGGGCGTGGTAAGCCAGCGAACCGAATGGATACGTGAACAGGCCCGGGCCTATCTGGATGCCGGGGTCACGATTGATATCAAGGTCGTCTGGCATAACCGTCCCTTTGAGGCGATTATTCAGGAAGTGCTCAACGACCATTACGATCTGGTCCTGAAAATGACACATCAGCACGACAGGCTCCAGTCGGTGGTCTTCACCCCAACCGACTGGCATCTGCTGCGTAAGTGCCCGTGCCCGGTGTGGATGGTGAAAGACCAGCCCTGGCCGGAGGGCGGTAAAGCCGTGGTTGCCGTGAACCTCGCCAGTGAGGAGCCGCATCACGACCCGCTGAATACCCGGCTGGTGAAGGAGACGCTGGAGCTGGCAGAGATGGTTAATCATACCGATGTCCATCTTATTGGCGCCTACCCGGTTACGCCGATCAATATTGCTATTGAGCTGCCCGACTTTGACCCCAGCGTCTATAACGATGCCATTCGCGGCCAGCACCTGCTGGCAATGAAGGCGCTGCGCCAGCAGTTTGGCATTGATGAAAAGTTTACCCACGTTGAAAAAGGTCTGCCGGAAGATGTGATCCCCGGACTGGCAGAGCAGCTTGACGCAGGCGTAGTGGTACTGGGCACCATTGGCCGTACCGGGCTGTCAGCCGCCTTCCTCGGCAATACCGCTGAACAGGTTATCGATCACCTTCGCTGCGATCTGCTGGCAATTAAACCCGATGGCTTTGTGTCCCCTATTGAACTGGACGACGATTCGGACGATTAA
- the pntB gene encoding Re/Si-specific NAD(P)(+) transhydrogenase subunit beta produces MSGGLVTAAYIVAAILFICSLAGLSKHETSKQGNLFGISGMAIALLATILGPDSGSVGWIIVAMIIGGTLGIRLAKKVEMTEMPELVAILHSFVGLAAVLVGFNSYLDHAPGMDTVLENIHLTEVFIGIFIGAVTFTGSIVAFGKLRGKISSRPLMLPHRHKLNLLALVVSLCLLIIFVRTDSTATQGFALVVMTLIALAFGWHLVASIGGADMPVVVSMLNSYSGWAAAAAGFMLSNDLLIVTGALVGSSGAILSYIMCKAMNRSFISVIAGGFGTDSSSTGESDEQGEYREIDVQGTAELLKNSSTVIITPGYGMAVAQAQYPVAEITAKLRALGVKVRFGIHPVAGRLPGHMNVLLAEARVPYDIVLEMDEINDDFSDTDTVLVIGANDTVNPAAQDDPRSPIAGMPVLEVWKAHNVVVFKRSMNTGYAGVQNPLFFKENTQMLFGDAKATVEAILKAL; encoded by the coding sequence ATGTCTGGCGGATTAGTTACTGCAGCATACATTGTTGCCGCAATTCTTTTTATATGCAGCCTTGCCGGGCTGTCGAAACATGAAACGTCCAAACAGGGGAACCTGTTCGGCATCAGCGGAATGGCCATTGCGCTGCTGGCAACCATACTGGGGCCGGACAGCGGTAGCGTGGGCTGGATCATCGTCGCGATGATTATTGGCGGCACCCTCGGGATCCGTCTGGCGAAGAAGGTTGAAATGACCGAGATGCCGGAGCTGGTGGCGATCTTGCACAGCTTTGTGGGCCTCGCCGCGGTGCTGGTCGGCTTTAACAGCTACCTCGATCATGCCCCCGGTATGGATACCGTGCTGGAAAATATTCATCTTACCGAAGTCTTTATTGGCATCTTTATCGGTGCGGTAACCTTCACCGGTTCAATCGTGGCGTTTGGCAAACTACGGGGCAAAATCTCTTCACGTCCCCTGATGCTGCCTCACCGTCACAAGCTTAATCTGCTGGCGCTGGTAGTATCGCTGTGCCTGCTGATTATCTTTGTGCGCACTGACAGCACGGCGACGCAGGGCTTTGCGCTGGTGGTAATGACCCTGATTGCGCTGGCCTTCGGCTGGCATCTGGTGGCCTCCATCGGTGGCGCAGATATGCCGGTAGTGGTGTCAATGCTAAACTCCTACTCGGGCTGGGCGGCAGCGGCGGCAGGCTTTATGCTGAGCAACGACCTGCTGATTGTCACCGGGGCGCTGGTAGGCTCCAGTGGAGCGATCCTCTCTTACATTATGTGTAAAGCGATGAACCGTTCGTTTATCAGCGTGATTGCGGGTGGCTTTGGTACTGACAGCAGCTCAACCGGTGAAAGCGACGAACAAGGCGAATACCGTGAAATCGACGTGCAGGGCACCGCTGAGCTGTTGAAAAACTCCAGCACGGTCATTATTACCCCCGGCTACGGGATGGCCGTGGCGCAGGCCCAGTACCCGGTAGCTGAAATCACCGCTAAGCTGCGCGCCCTCGGCGTGAAAGTGCGGTTTGGTATTCACCCCGTAGCGGGCCGCCTTCCGGGTCATATGAACGTTCTGCTGGCTGAAGCGCGCGTCCCCTACGACATCGTGCTGGAGATGGATGAGATCAACGACGATTTCAGCGATACCGACACGGTGCTGGTCATTGGCGCTAACGACACGGTAAACCCGGCTGCGCAGGACGATCCTCGCAGCCCCATTGCAGGGATGCCGGTGCTGGAGGTGTGGAAGGCGCATAACGTGGTGGTGTTTAAACGCTCGATGAATACCGGCTATGCCGGTGTGCAGAACCCGCTATTCTTTAAAGAGAATACGCAGATGCTGTTCGGCGATGCTAAAGCCACGGTAGAAGCCATTCTGAAAGCGCTGTAG
- the pntA gene encoding Re/Si-specific NAD(P)(+) transhydrogenase subunit alpha, giving the protein MLIGIPRERLPNEARVAATPKTVEQLLALGFSVVVENGAGKLASFDDAAFVAAGATLGDTHAAWQADIVLKVNAPNDEEILLTREGSTLVSFIWPAQNPALLEKLAARHVTVMAMDAVPRISRAQSLDALSSMANIAGYRAIVEAAHEFGRFFTGQITAAGKVPPAKVMIIGAGVAGLAAIGAAGSLGAIVRAFDTRPEVKEQVQSMGAEFLELDFEEEAGSGDGYAKVMSEAFIKAEMALFAAQAKEVDIIVTTALIPGRPAPKLITAETVALMKPGSVIVDLAAQTGGNCELTVADRVTTTDNGVKIIGYTDLPSRLPTQSSQLYGTNLVNLLKLLCKEKNGEINVDFDDVVIRGVTVIRAGEVTWPAPPIQVSAAPKAAPAASRAPEKEEAQPASPLRKYALFALAIILFGWFANVAPPAFLSHFTVFALSCVVGYYVVWNVSHALHTPLMSVTNAISGIIVVGAVLQIGHGGWVSFLSFIAVLIASINIFGGFTVTQRMLKMFRKN; this is encoded by the coding sequence ATGTTAATCGGAATACCCAGAGAACGATTGCCCAACGAAGCGCGAGTCGCTGCCACGCCGAAGACGGTTGAGCAGCTGCTGGCGCTGGGTTTCAGCGTTGTGGTAGAGAACGGGGCCGGCAAACTGGCCAGCTTTGATGATGCTGCCTTTGTTGCCGCCGGTGCCACCCTTGGTGATACGCACGCAGCCTGGCAGGCTGACATCGTGCTTAAGGTGAATGCGCCAAACGACGAAGAGATATTGCTAACGCGTGAGGGCAGTACGCTGGTCAGTTTTATCTGGCCTGCGCAGAACCCGGCCCTGCTGGAGAAGCTGGCGGCCCGTCATGTCACCGTGATGGCAATGGACGCCGTGCCGCGCATCTCGCGTGCGCAGTCGCTGGACGCGCTCAGCTCAATGGCGAATATTGCTGGTTATCGTGCGATTGTCGAGGCGGCTCATGAGTTTGGTCGCTTCTTTACCGGGCAGATCACCGCCGCCGGTAAGGTGCCGCCCGCCAAAGTCATGATTATTGGCGCAGGCGTGGCCGGTCTGGCCGCCATTGGCGCCGCAGGGAGCCTGGGCGCCATCGTCCGTGCCTTCGATACCCGCCCGGAAGTGAAAGAACAGGTACAGAGCATGGGTGCCGAATTCCTCGAGCTCGATTTTGAGGAAGAGGCCGGCAGCGGCGATGGCTATGCCAAAGTGATGTCCGAAGCCTTTATTAAAGCTGAGATGGCGCTCTTCGCCGCTCAGGCAAAAGAGGTGGATATTATTGTCACCACGGCGCTGATCCCGGGCCGGCCGGCACCGAAGCTGATCACCGCTGAGACGGTCGCCCTGATGAAGCCCGGCAGCGTTATCGTCGACCTTGCCGCCCAGACCGGCGGTAACTGTGAGCTGACCGTTGCCGATCGGGTTACCACCACGGATAACGGCGTGAAGATTATCGGCTATACCGATCTGCCCAGCCGACTGCCCACACAGTCCTCCCAGCTGTATGGCACTAACCTGGTGAATCTGCTCAAGCTGCTCTGTAAAGAGAAAAACGGCGAAATTAACGTCGATTTTGACGACGTGGTTATTCGCGGTGTTACGGTGATCCGCGCGGGGGAAGTGACCTGGCCTGCACCGCCGATTCAGGTCTCTGCGGCACCGAAAGCCGCCCCTGCTGCTTCCCGCGCGCCGGAAAAGGAGGAAGCACAGCCCGCTTCTCCGCTGCGTAAATATGCGCTTTTTGCCCTGGCCATTATCCTGTTTGGCTGGTTTGCCAACGTGGCGCCTCCCGCATTCCTCTCGCACTTTACCGTCTTTGCGCTCTCCTGCGTGGTCGGTTACTACGTGGTCTGGAACGTCAGCCACGCGCTGCACACTCCGCTGATGTCCGTCACCAATGCCATATCGGGCATTATTGTGGTGGGCGCGGTGCTGCAAATTGGACACGGCGGCTGGGTCAGCTTCCTCTCCTTTATCGCCGTGCTGATTGCCAGCATAAATATCTTCGGTGGTTTCACCGTCACTCAGCGCATGCTGAAAATGTTTCGTAAGAACTAA
- the ydgH gene encoding DUF1471 family protein YdgH, whose protein sequence is MKLKNTILASALLSLISLTAHAAQELTPEKAASLKPFDRIALSGRFNAINEASAAVSKRADELGAASYFIQGINDTNGNGGNWRVVADLYHANAPVAVKNRDRIINGVRELTKSEAYRLEPYDTVSISGFYRSQPDVNDAITKAATKKGAASFFIVRQVDANSGGNQYITAYIYKKDAPARRVQSPDAVPADSQAGKAALAAGGAAAKTVQIPGVASSETPSNKVGRFYETQSSTGERYTVRTPEGKSVQEVSAITAAQMQPYDSVTFTGHFGTPTEISEAVGRAAIAKGAKYYHITRQWSNQSGGNLTVSADLFK, encoded by the coding sequence ATGAAGCTGAAGAACACCATTCTGGCATCAGCCCTGCTGTCGCTCATATCATTAACCGCGCATGCGGCACAGGAGCTGACCCCAGAAAAGGCAGCCTCGCTGAAACCATTTGACCGTATTGCCCTGTCGGGTCGTTTTAATGCGATCAATGAAGCCAGTGCAGCCGTCTCAAAACGTGCTGATGAACTGGGCGCTGCTTCCTATTTTATTCAGGGAATTAACGATACCAACGGCAATGGCGGTAACTGGCGCGTCGTGGCGGATCTCTACCATGCCAACGCACCGGTTGCGGTTAAAAACAGAGACCGCATTATTAACGGCGTCCGTGAGCTGACCAAATCTGAAGCCTACCGGCTTGAGCCCTATGATACCGTTTCCATCAGCGGCTTCTATCGCAGCCAGCCCGATGTAAATGATGCCATTACCAAAGCAGCCACTAAAAAAGGCGCGGCCTCGTTCTTTATCGTCCGTCAGGTCGATGCGAACAGCGGTGGCAATCAGTACATAACGGCCTATATCTACAAGAAAGATGCGCCAGCCCGTCGGGTACAGTCTCCGGATGCGGTGCCAGCGGATTCTCAGGCAGGTAAAGCCGCCCTGGCAGCAGGTGGCGCGGCCGCTAAAACCGTACAGATCCCAGGCGTTGCCTCTTCTGAAACGCCAAGTAATAAGGTTGGCCGTTTCTATGAAACTCAGTCATCTACCGGCGAACGCTATACCGTCAGAACGCCGGAAGGTAAAAGCGTACAGGAAGTGAGCGCCATTACCGCCGCACAGATGCAGCCCTATGACAGCGTTACCTTCACCGGCCACTTCGGTACCCCGACTGAAATTTCAGAAGCGGTAGGCCGTGCCGCGATCGCTAAAGGGGCGAAGTATTATCACATCACCCGCCAGTGGTCGAATCAGAGCGGTGGTAACCTGACCGTTTCGGCCGATCTGTTTAAATAA
- a CDS encoding amino acid permease: protein MDKKLGLTALTALVLSSMLGAGVFSLPQNMAAVASPAALLIGWAITGVGIILLSLTLLLLTRIKPELDGGIYTYAREGFGELVGFCSAWGYWLCAVIANVSYLVIVFSALSFFTDSPGHVVFGDGNTWQAVLGASLLLWLVHWLVLRGVQTAASINLVATLGKLIPLGLFIVLAVVAFKLDCFRLDFSGIQLGKPVWQQVKDTMLITLWVFIGVEGAVVVSARARNKKDVGRATLLAVTTALLVYLLVTLLSLGIVPRAELAQMRNPSMAGLMTRLIGSWGDVVIAVGLVVSVCGAYLSWTIMAAEVPMLAAGQGAFPRSLAKQNARGAPSASLWLTNSSVQICLILIWLTHSDYNTLLNIASEMILVPYLLVGMYLIKVSRSLNRPMVTAIAVGATAYGIWLLYASGPLHLLLSVVLYAPGVLLFMFARRGGRAEKNLNGMERVAIVLLMAGSAPALWTLMH, encoded by the coding sequence TTGGACAAAAAATTAGGTCTTACCGCCCTTACGGCGCTGGTACTCAGTTCAATGCTCGGCGCTGGCGTATTCAGCCTGCCACAAAATATGGCGGCCGTAGCCAGCCCGGCCGCGCTGCTGATTGGCTGGGCGATAACCGGCGTGGGAATTATTCTGCTTTCCCTGACGCTACTGCTGCTTACCCGCATCAAACCGGAACTGGACGGCGGTATCTATACCTATGCCCGGGAGGGCTTTGGGGAGCTGGTGGGCTTCTGCTCCGCCTGGGGATACTGGCTGTGCGCGGTTATCGCCAATGTCTCCTATCTGGTCATCGTCTTTTCAGCGCTGAGCTTTTTTACCGATTCGCCGGGACACGTCGTCTTTGGCGATGGCAATACCTGGCAGGCGGTGTTGGGCGCGTCCCTGCTGCTGTGGCTGGTTCACTGGCTGGTATTGCGCGGCGTGCAGACGGCGGCCAGCATCAATCTGGTGGCAACCCTGGGCAAACTTATCCCGCTGGGGCTGTTTATCGTGCTGGCGGTAGTGGCGTTTAAGCTTGACTGTTTCAGGCTGGATTTTAGCGGCATTCAGCTCGGCAAGCCGGTCTGGCAGCAGGTGAAGGACACCATGCTGATTACCCTGTGGGTCTTTATCGGCGTTGAAGGGGCGGTGGTGGTTTCTGCGCGCGCGCGCAACAAAAAAGACGTGGGCCGGGCAACGCTGCTGGCGGTGACAACCGCCCTGCTGGTCTACCTGCTGGTGACACTGCTCTCTCTGGGTATTGTGCCCCGTGCCGAGCTGGCACAAATGCGTAACCCTTCGATGGCGGGTCTGATGACGCGGCTGATCGGTTCCTGGGGAGACGTGGTCATTGCCGTCGGGCTGGTGGTGTCCGTCTGCGGCGCCTACCTGAGCTGGACGATCATGGCGGCCGAAGTGCCTATGCTGGCTGCCGGACAGGGTGCCTTTCCGCGCTCGCTGGCGAAGCAAAATGCGCGTGGTGCGCCCTCTGCCTCACTCTGGCTCACCAATAGCAGCGTACAGATTTGCCTGATCCTGATCTGGCTCACCCATTCGGATTACAACACCCTGCTGAATATCGCGTCTGAAATGATTCTGGTGCCCTATCTGCTGGTGGGAATGTATCTGATAAAGGTCTCTCGATCGCTAAACAGGCCGATGGTGACCGCCATTGCCGTGGGGGCTACGGCCTATGGCATCTGGCTGCTGTATGCCTCTGGCCCGCTGCATCTGCTGCTGTCGGTCGTGCTGTACGCTCCGGGCGTATTGCTGTTTATGTTCGCCCGGCGTGGCGGTCGCGCGGAGAAAAATCTCAACGGCATGGAAAGGGTGGCCATCGTGCTGCTGATGGCAGGTTCAGCCCCTGCCCTGTGGACGCTGATGCATTAA
- the rstA gene encoding two-component system response regulator RstA yields the protein MNRIVFVEDDQDVGELIAAYLNRHDIEVIVESRGDRAEATIAEANPDLVMLDIMLPGKDGMTLCRDLRTSKIWSGPIVLLTSLDSDMNHILSLEMGANDYILKTTPPAVLLARLRLHLRQAGVSTQSDDIAPAQTGQKALRFGTLSIDPLNRQVMLGGEIVALSTADFDLLWELATHAGSTLNRDALLKTLRGVSYDGMDRSIDVAISRLRKKLLDSATEPYRIKTIRNKGYLFAPHAWDAE from the coding sequence ATGAACAGAATAGTATTTGTTGAAGACGATCAGGACGTTGGCGAGCTGATTGCCGCTTATCTTAACCGTCATGACATTGAGGTGATTGTGGAAAGTCGGGGCGACCGCGCCGAAGCCACTATCGCCGAGGCCAACCCTGACCTGGTGATGCTGGACATCATGCTGCCGGGCAAGGATGGGATGACGCTGTGCCGCGATCTGCGTACCAGCAAGATTTGGTCAGGCCCCATTGTGCTGCTGACGTCGCTGGACAGTGATATGAACCATATTTTGTCGCTCGAAATGGGCGCCAATGACTACATTCTGAAGACCACCCCGCCCGCCGTTCTGCTGGCGCGCCTGCGGCTGCATCTGCGTCAGGCGGGTGTGTCCACCCAGAGCGACGATATTGCGCCGGCGCAAACCGGTCAAAAGGCGCTGCGCTTCGGCACGCTCTCTATTGATCCGCTAAACCGACAGGTGATGCTCGGCGGCGAGATTGTCGCCCTCTCTACCGCCGACTTTGATTTACTCTGGGAGCTGGCTACGCATGCAGGTAGTACGCTGAACCGAGACGCCCTGCTGAAAACGCTGCGCGGCGTCAGTTATGACGGTATGGATCGCAGCATTGACGTCGCCATTTCCCGCCTGCGCAAAAAGCTGCTGGACAGCGCGACGGAACCCTACCGAATCAAAACGATTCGTAATAAAGGATATCTGTTTGCACCACACGCCTGGGATGCAGAATGA
- the rstB gene encoding two-component system sensor histidine kinase RstB, translating into MKKLFIQFYLLLFVCFLVMAMLVGLVYKFTAERAGRESMDDLMKSSLYLMRSELREIPPRDWNKTIDNLELNLSFKLHIEPMSKYQLDPTTLRRLRAGEIVALDDEYTFLQHIPRSHYVLAVGPIPYLFFLHEMRILDIVLLAFIGISLALPVFIWMRPHWKDMLRLESAAQRFGQGHLDERIHFDSASSLLRLGVAFNQMADNINTLVASKKQLIDGIAHELRTPLVRLRYRLEMSDNLTDAEASALNRDIGQLEALIEELLTYARLDRPKVDLNLQSLDLAEWLAERLDDIRSVHPEVEIELDTPQRQNHGVADARLMERVLDNLVNNALRYAGQRLRVGLWFDGNTACLQVEDDGPGIPPDERERVFEPFVRLDPSRDRATGGCGLGLAIVHSVAQAFGGYVVIDASPLGGASVRFCWPVDLPLSPPRAA; encoded by the coding sequence ATGAAAAAGCTTTTTATCCAGTTCTATCTGCTGCTGTTCGTCTGCTTTCTGGTGATGGCGATGCTGGTTGGCCTGGTCTACAAATTTACCGCCGAGCGGGCCGGTCGCGAGTCGATGGATGATTTGATGAAAAGCTCGCTCTATCTGATGCGCAGTGAGCTGCGGGAGATCCCGCCGCGCGACTGGAACAAGACCATTGATAATCTGGAGCTGAACCTGTCGTTTAAGCTGCATATTGAGCCGATGAGCAAATATCAGCTCGATCCGACTACCCTGCGCCGCCTGCGCGCCGGTGAAATCGTGGCGCTGGATGATGAATACACCTTTTTGCAGCATATTCCACGCAGCCATTACGTGCTGGCCGTCGGCCCTATCCCCTATCTCTTTTTCCTGCATGAGATGCGCATTCTGGACATTGTGCTGCTGGCCTTCATCGGCATTTCGCTGGCGCTGCCGGTGTTTATCTGGATGCGGCCACACTGGAAAGACATGCTGCGGCTGGAGTCGGCCGCACAGCGCTTTGGTCAGGGGCATCTGGATGAACGCATCCATTTCGACAGCGCCTCCAGCCTGTTGAGGCTCGGCGTGGCCTTTAACCAGATGGCGGATAACATCAACACGCTGGTTGCCAGTAAGAAGCAGCTGATTGACGGGATTGCCCATGAGCTGCGCACGCCGCTGGTGCGGCTGCGCTACCGGCTGGAGATGAGCGATAATCTGACCGATGCCGAGGCGTCGGCGCTAAATCGCGATATTGGCCAGCTGGAAGCGCTGATCGAGGAGCTGCTGACCTACGCGCGGCTCGATCGTCCAAAGGTGGATTTAAATTTGCAGTCGCTGGATCTCGCTGAGTGGCTGGCTGAACGTCTTGATGATATTCGATCCGTTCATCCTGAGGTGGAGATTGAGCTGGATACGCCACAGCGGCAAAACCACGGCGTGGCTGATGCCCGCCTGATGGAGCGCGTTCTGGATAACCTGGTGAATAACGCGCTGCGCTATGCCGGTCAGCGTCTGCGCGTCGGGCTGTGGTTTGACGGCAATACCGCCTGTCTGCAGGTAGAGGATGACGGTCCCGGTATTCCTCCTGACGAACGGGAGCGGGTATTTGAACCCTTTGTCCGCCTTGATCCCAGCCGCGACCGCGCGACGGGCGGCTGTGGCCTTGGGCTGGCTATCGTGCACTCGGTCGCACAGGCATTTGGCGGCTACGTGGTGATTGATGCCAGCCCACTTGGCGGCGCCAGCGTTCGCTTTTGCTGGCCCGTTGATCTACCCTTATCGCCTCCCCGCGCTGCCTGA
- a CDS encoding carboxypeptidase M32, whose amino-acid sequence MSSAYENLTKTFTRLSRFGHLSAIAGWDMMTMMPPGGSAPRGAALAELSVLQHEILTAKQVGQWLDEAEQTPLNDVEQANLFEMRRAYQQAALLPASLVEAKSIAGSRCEHAWRQQRPANDWQGFAENLQEVVRLSREEAEIRAQANGCSRYDALLDVFEPGMTSAKLDKTFGDIKSWLPELLQRIVEKQSREQVAVPPGPFAVESQKHLALAVMKQLGFDFNAGRLDVSSHPFCGGVPEDVRITTRYNENEFISAMMGVIHETGHARYEQNLPKQWAGQPVALARSTAIHESQSLFFEKQLGRSAEFLSLLLPHVKQLLGDGPALESANFIALNQRVKPGLIRVDADEVSYPAHVILRYEIERALIAGEVEVGDIPTLWQEKMQALLGLDTTGNYRDGCMQDIHWTDGAFGYFPTYTLGAMYAAQLFQGVKKALPQVSELIREGNLQPVFDWLSQNIWQHGSRFSTRQLIENATGEDLNPRWFREHLENRYLNGL is encoded by the coding sequence ATGTCCAGTGCCTATGAGAATCTGACAAAAACCTTTACCCGCCTCTCCCGCTTTGGCCATCTTTCTGCCATCGCCGGATGGGATATGATGACCATGATGCCGCCGGGCGGCAGTGCCCCACGCGGTGCCGCACTGGCTGAGCTAAGCGTCCTTCAGCATGAAATCCTGACCGCAAAGCAGGTGGGGCAGTGGCTGGATGAGGCCGAACAGACCCCGCTCAACGATGTCGAACAGGCCAATCTGTTTGAGATGCGCCGTGCATATCAGCAGGCCGCGCTGCTTCCCGCCTCACTGGTAGAGGCTAAATCCATCGCCGGTTCGCGCTGTGAACATGCCTGGCGTCAACAGCGTCCTGCCAATGACTGGCAGGGTTTTGCTGAAAATTTACAGGAGGTGGTCAGGCTAAGCCGCGAGGAAGCTGAAATTCGCGCCCAGGCCAACGGCTGTTCCCGCTATGATGCGCTGCTGGATGTCTTTGAACCAGGTATGACCAGCGCCAAACTGGATAAAACCTTCGGCGACATCAAGAGCTGGCTGCCGGAACTGCTCCAGCGCATCGTTGAAAAACAGTCGCGGGAGCAGGTCGCGGTGCCGCCAGGCCCGTTCGCCGTCGAGTCGCAGAAGCACCTTGCTCTGGCAGTAATGAAACAGCTGGGCTTCGATTTCAACGCTGGCCGCCTGGATGTAAGCAGTCATCCCTTCTGTGGCGGCGTTCCCGAAGACGTTCGCATTACCACCCGCTACAACGAAAACGAGTTTATCAGCGCGATGATGGGCGTGATCCACGAAACCGGTCACGCACGCTACGAGCAAAATCTGCCGAAGCAGTGGGCAGGTCAGCCGGTCGCCCTCGCCCGCTCAACCGCTATCCACGAGTCGCAGAGCCTGTTTTTTGAGAAACAGCTGGGACGCAGTGCCGAGTTTCTCAGCCTGCTGCTGCCACACGTTAAGCAGCTGCTGGGTGACGGGCCTGCGCTGGAATCCGCAAACTTTATCGCCCTGAATCAGCGGGTGAAGCCGGGGTTGATTCGCGTCGATGCCGACGAGGTGAGCTATCCCGCCCACGTCATCCTGCGCTATGAGATTGAGCGTGCGCTGATTGCGGGTGAGGTTGAGGTCGGGGATATCCCGACCCTGTGGCAGGAAAAAATGCAGGCACTGCTGGGGCTGGATACCACAGGGAACTACCGTGACGGCTGTATGCAGGATATTCACTGGACCGATGGCGCCTTTGGCTACTTCCCCACCTATACGCTCGGCGCAATGTACGCGGCACAATTGTTCCAGGGCGTTAAAAAAGCCCTGCCGCAGGTGAGCGAGCTGATCCGCGAGGGCAACCTTCAGCCGGTATTTGACTGGCTTTCACAAAATATCTGGCAGCACGGCAGCCGTTTCAGTACCCGGCAGCTGATTGAAAATGCCACCGGAGAAGACCTTAACCCACGGTGGTTCCGTGAGCATCTGGAAAATCGCTACCTGAACGGCCTCTGA
- a CDS encoding TetR/AcrR family transcriptional regulator — translation MPLETRQRWSREERYNQLISRAWQIIKCEGTDALTLGHLAESAAVSKPVVYSHFKTRQALLGALYLAFVEKQNDMIDRALFTSDDTLDDKAQIIASAHIDCVLAQGREIPGLEAALLGSPELESLRLNAEEAYIEKCRLALAPFHRAGGLKKVTLCAIFGAANGLAYYVSSGKLARDEAQQELCLTIVAMVRR, via the coding sequence ATGCCCCTGGAGACCCGCCAGCGATGGAGCCGCGAAGAGCGTTATAATCAGCTAATCTCCAGAGCCTGGCAGATTATTAAGTGCGAAGGGACGGACGCATTAACGCTTGGGCATCTTGCAGAATCAGCAGCAGTATCAAAACCTGTGGTTTACAGCCACTTTAAAACCCGGCAGGCGCTGCTTGGCGCGCTCTATCTGGCATTTGTGGAAAAGCAGAATGACATGATCGACCGGGCGCTGTTTACCAGCGATGACACACTGGATGATAAAGCTCAGATTATCGCCAGCGCACATATTGACTGTGTTCTGGCGCAGGGGCGTGAAATACCCGGGCTGGAAGCGGCGCTGCTTGGCTCACCGGAGCTGGAATCGCTGCGGCTGAATGCGGAAGAGGCCTATATTGAGAAGTGCCGTCTGGCGCTGGCACCTTTTCACCGCGCGGGGGGCCTTAAAAAAGTGACGCTGTGTGCGATATTCGGCGCGGCCAACGGCCTGGCTTACTACGTCTCATCCGGTAAACTCGCCCGCGATGAGGCGCAGCAGGAACTCTGTCTGACAATAGTGGCAATGGTTCGGCGATAA